A region of the Gopherus flavomarginatus isolate rGopFla2 chromosome 3, rGopFla2.mat.asm, whole genome shotgun sequence genome:
AAaatcatttaggtgcctaaatagaagctgaggttttttgggggggcgttAATTAGTCTGTAATATTTCTTCTTAGATCTCCTAAACCTCCTTACTTTTGTGTTATTATTGCTCTATTGAATTTGTAATCATATATGTAATTTCTTGGCCAATATCaccctgaaatatttcagtgataGTCCTTTCCATGTCTTTCACAGAACATTAGGGAAATTAGGCTGAATCTCATTTTATAATTTCATGGCCATATTTCTAACCTTCCTCAGTCCCTTCATATTATTCCTCTCTTGTGTTCATAACACATCCCAATTCAGTGTGATCTATTCATTTAATTTTCATATATTATCTAAtcttattttttcatttcttaGGCTTTTCCGTTATTTGTACCATGGTACACAAGGAGTTAATGCTGGAAACTACAGTACtatagcttgaaaaaaaacacaaacacaacaaCCTTGTTGACTGAACCTCATTTTTAGAATTCTGTCTACATTCTGCAACACCTTTTCAGCTAATCAGGAGAACATTTGGCTAAGAGATTCATGCTGAGGGAGTAAGAGCTAAGATTTAGATAAGTAGTTTGGCTAAATGGCAGTTGATTATCAGGTTAATATTATGTACAATGGCTGCATTAGAAATTATCCAATATACATTTAATTTAGATGGATATTTAACTGTaatgttgcagtctatatgattttattaaaatatgctaatgagtgaatataatgtaacaaatatgcttcatgcaaaaggtctcttgtaaggtatcattacaaagtttataaactattgagtgtgatcatcctacttgtataaatgtatcactcttgtatctgaaactagaaatatgaaatataactctgagggcctattgtaattatggaaagagtgggccattaatggtggtctggaatcttgatgacacccattaaccaggacaattgactgtggatggctctgttcgCAGGCaaaccttcctgtgagtcaggctgggaggaatgaaggcttgaggtCTTACTGTGACAAGTggtcatgtcacctgaactggaattcatctttaacctggtgcttttccagtgaggaggtgtgggaacccagagggacaaaggattccagccttatgcaaaagatatattaaTGGGTGGCACAGAACAGAGGGGGAgagccacctgagctggaacaagggctgtaccagaggAAActattgtgcccagactaggaaggcaccCAGTCTGAGAAAAGAAATTTATTGAAACATCTTTCAGGGTGAGCTATTATCTgtactcaattgtattactgtgtTAGGCTTAGATTAGCaggttttattttgcttagtaactcattttgttctgtctgttactacctggaaccacttaaatcctactttctgtatttaataaagtcactttttacttattaattaactcagagtatgtgttaatacctgggtgggcaaacagccatgcatctctctctatcagtattatagagggtgaacaatttatgagtttaccctgtatacgcTTTAtccagggtaaaacggatttatttgggttttagacCCCATTAggtgttgggcatctgagtgttaaagacaggaacacttctgtaagctgctttcaggttaagcctgcagctgtggggcaagtaattcagacctgggtctgggtttgcagcaggctagcgagtctggctcaaactgggcactgaagtcctaagctgacagggcaggaaagcaggggcagaagtagtcttgacacatcaggtggcagctcccaaggaggGTTCTGTGATCAGTGACCAATGCCTCATCAGAGAGGGGTCTCTATCTCAGATACGCAGCAAAACTCTACTTTAAAGGGGTATCAATTAATAATAGATAATTTCATGAAAAGTATAAGTGCAAttatctcaaagccctttacaacaGTGCCAAGGAATGATCTATTTCACAGACGGGAAGAACAAAGGAAAGCAGAGCCAAGAGACTCGGCGAGTCGGTGGCAGCTGCAAGTAGAACCCAAGTCTTCAGATGCCCAATCCTCTGCTAACTTCTAGACCACAGTGCCCTCAAATCATAAGGGGAGACTCCTAGCAGCCATGTTCATATGGGGAGGAATCACACTGGGTGGAGGCTGGTTAACGAAAACGTAGCCAACTGATCTGCTTAGATCAATGACATGTTGCTTTAAGGACTGTTCTTTAAGCATgagcaaaacaaaatattaaatagtaactAACAGGGATTCCGTATTTTGTCCGGTAGAGAGTCCTCATGGCAACGCTTCCGCCACACAAGCAGCATTCATTCATGTCACTTGCTACTTCACATTCAAGACACCAGAAACAGAATACTCCACATAGGCCTGGATAAAGACAAAAGAACAAATGAGGCTCACTCAATGTTCTCCCCTTCATTCACACTATCATAGCCTagtcccaaatttggaccttagcgtccaaaatatgggggatAGCGTGAAAagctccaagcttagttaccagcttggaccttgtaaagctgccaccacccaaaaaattagagtgttttggggcactctggtcccctcaaaccttccctggggaccccaagacccaaataccttgagtctcacaacaaagggaaataaaccttttcccttcccccctccaggtgttcctggagagatacacaaaagcaagctccgtgaatctaaacagagggattccaccctccccgtttccagccttggaaaacagaagtaccgagagctaatctctcttcccccctcacccagagggaatgcaaagtcaggctagtaaatctaacacacacagatttcccccgacttcttcctcccaccaattccctggtgagcacagactcaattccctggagttccccactaaagaaaaactccaacaggtcttaaaaagaaagctttatgtaaaaagaaagaaaaatacataaaaaatggtctctctgtattaaggtgacaaatacagggtcaattgcttaaaagaaatatgaataaacagccttattcaaaaagaatacaattcaaaacactccagcaactacaccatataaatacaaaagaaaaaaaaacaataacccttattgttttatgatctctgtactcacaacttggaaacagaagattagaaagcaggaaacagaaatcctccccatagccgagagggacagatacaagacaaagaactcagacacaaaactccctccacccagatttgaaaaagtcttgtttcctgattggtcctctggtcaggtgtttcaggtttcttctttccaggtgtaagagacattaacccttagctatctgtttatgacacacacaggCAGTTAACATTCACCATCACTTTTACGAGAGATGTAAGAATGCCTAGAAAATTGGAAGGAGAAAGTTAGGGATGTATGTGCCAATGGGCCAGAGCTAGTGCAAAGGAGGACAAGATCAATGAAAGACCTTTACAGTGATGTCATGTGGCaattcttctctcttccccctcataaTGAATGAAGCCCATTTTTTCTCAGCCAAAAAACGGTGTGTTTTTATAGCAGATTAGCTCACACACACTTTAGTTGTCTCTCTGTAAAATTCTAGTGGAGACAAGGGATTTTAGTTTTGACCATGATGAAACTAAGTGAGGTGAACCGCAGGAGAGGGAGATAGAGTTGAACTTGTGTAGTTACACCGCTAAAAGCTACACGAGCACTTTGCCTCCATGCGGATTTTACAGAAAGGTGGCTAACCCAGGTTAGTTATCTGGCTGTAAAAACACAACTTTCTGGAGCTGTGACCCTCAGCAGATCCAGATGAACTTTCTTTAAGTGGGGCTGGAGTACAAGCAGTTGCTTTGTGTGCGAACGAGTGGGTGATGTAGCCGTCTAGTGACTGGCTCTCAGAATGGATATGGGAAATACAACTACAAGCCACtcctttaaataaatataaaatagacAAACAGGATTCCTCCATCCCCCATTTAAAGTCATACCCATTAAAGACTGGAGATATAATATAATATTAAGCAAAACATCAAGACACCTGAAgccaaaacaaaaatacaatatTTGACTATCGACTTACAGACTCCACAGTCACTGCAGCAGTCCATCAACCCAGTCTGCCACAAGGTGCTCGATGCATTGGCCACAGTAAGTTGGGGCTGTACAACGATGACAGAGGGAGAGGCCATGTCTAGTTCCACCAGCTGAGTTCAGAAGATAACActctgaaaggaaaacaagaaacgAAACCATTTTGCAAGTCTGTTAGGGACAAGCTGTAGTCAGGGTGTCTTGTGTCATTGTAGTGacacaaatggaggaatgttacTCACAACTCTTTGTAAAATGGCACCATGTTTCTCATTTCATTGGAAGCAATGCTGTCCATTTGATAATTGGATAGTTTTGGTGGACACAGAGGCCAAATTGTTGTCAATGGAGTTggaccaggaatgaatttggcccattttctTAAATCCAGGTTATGAGTGGGTGTAAATTTTCATTCAAAAGCACATTTCTCCCTAACATCACATTGGGGCCATAGGTCATTCCTGATTCAAAGGAAAGGGTGCCACTAACTGGATGGCAACAACATATCTTCCAGCAACACCAAATGGTTCCTTGGTCCTCTCCCAGGTGAGTTCTGACCCACTCTGAGCCTACTTAGCTTGTATGATCTGACAACATCACAACACAACACACTATGGATGTTATCACAGAAAAGGAAATCTCTCCGATGCTGCTGTTCTCCAAGAGACCACCTTGAGACCAGAGGTTAGCCCCCAAATCAGGATTTTCCTGCTGCAGCTAACCCTCAGCCCAGTTCCGAGATTTCACTGAGTCCTTCCCTCAGGCAAACTTCCTTGGTCAAAGTCAAGAATTATTCTGGCAATAGTAAACAGCTTTTCAGACATTTTCAGACAACAATGGGCAAGTTTCATGAGGGGAACTTTGGTGCTGCTACATGCATTGTTGCAATGCCTAACGTTCAGGCATCCTGTTGCTTCTGGGAATTCACAACCCAGGTACCCAGATCCTATAAAGTGCAGagggagagttaggtgcctagaaaagCAAATTCACAAAAGGAAgcatgctaatttttaaaatcgTATCACATTAACCTTCAATGGAAGcattaaacataaaataaatataaaatgaatttTCCTCATTTGAAGAAGGATTTGCGGAgttagtatattttaaaataaagtcattAAATGATTGTACAAGGTCTTAAAGACAGAAAAACTGCGTGAGTGTATTTCATGCTTTTCTCATTTTTAGGGGAAAATATTTTTAGGTAGTTAGTCCCAAATCCTCAAATGTATCTAGGCGCCTAACTCCTGCCGATTTCATGAATAAAGGacaatatttaataatttatgcACGGTGAATGACTACAACAGGAGAGAGCAACCTGCCTGAGAAtaccccatagcccagtggttagagtactctTCTGGAAAGAGgaaggttcaagtccctgttccacatggggggagaggggaaaattgAATCCAGGTGTCTCATATCTTGGCTAAGTtctctaacccagtggttctcaatctttccagaccaCTGCCCCCCCtccttcaggagtctgatttgtctcgtGTACCCCacatttcatctcacttaaaaactacttgcttacaaaatcagacacaaaaaatgcaaaaaatgtCACAGTGCACTATGACTGAAACATGTCCGActtgctcatttttaccatatcattataaaataaatctatgTGTGTATAAATATTCGGTGTGATACTTCAGCCTGTctttcacttgtgagccttgtcaGAAGCCCAAGTCCTAGGCAGCGGGGCTGAAGCACGTAACTTAGCTTCACGGGGCTCCCTGTGTCATGGAACcctgggcaactgccctgcttgccaccccgtaatgccagccctgcacttgCGACCCCCCTAAACCGGTCCCTTGACACCCCACCTCGGGGtgcaacccccaggttgagaaataCTGATCTAGATGATTTAAGTACTCCCTGCAAGACCTCTGAATATCCCCAGGTACACGTTGAGAACCATTGCCCTAGCCAATGGGCTACAAGTTCCTGAGAGGGGGGCACTACCAACTCCTTTTCTTCTCAGAAATggattaggcacctaattccaagGGAtggttcatggctgtgaatccagAACAAATGGAACGGTCTCTGTCCAGCCTGGACTTAAGCTCCACTCCTCAAGGGGATCTAAGAGCCTAGGCCACTCCCCTCTTCTCAGTATTTCCCATTACCTAGattaggcagctccccactcagcattctggCTTtcgtggatcccattcttaggtgcctaactctccctatgcattgtatagggagcccagGCATCTAATGCAGGGCAGTGGATTCCACGGGGTACCTAGGTGCCTAAAGGTAAGTCATTGCAAGGCTCAGTGTTACAATGCCTGAATCCCTCTAgtacatttctaaacaaaaaacaaaaaaaaacaaaggcatTAAATAACCATAAAATGTATTAACAATGGAGGAATAAAGATGAGTTGTTATACATTTTCCCCCATTTTAAGAAGGAAATATGCTTGATATGCTGTTAATACACTTCTAAAGTCTGTTAAACAGATATACAAAGTATTAATGACAGAAGAATAAAGGAGAAGTGTTATTAAATTTCTATAATAATCATGCATTTCCTCGTTTTTAGAGAAAATTAGGTTTTATGCAGGTAGTACATTTCTAAATAAGGCTATTAAATAACTGCACAAAGGCTGCTAAGTATTAGTgataaagagagaaaatataaccttaaattaatttcattttgcaagGAAGGTGCTGGCGTATAGCCATTTTTCAGGGATCTCCAAGAAAGTTTTTTAAAAGCACAGAAAGTAAAAAAGGGCAAAGTGAAGAGAAAAGAGGCTCACCACACAGTGTCACCAGTCACCACACCAGTCAAATGGCAAAAATCTCTCTTCTGGGAACTTAATATAAAGCAGGCAAAATCACCTGAGCCAATCAGAAGGTATTCTTTAACCATGTGACTTTTTGCAGACTCATATCTCACATTAAATTTCAGCATGTTTTCCTTATAGGATCTGAAGGTTTTTCTAACCTCATGGTCTTTTATGGAATTATTAATTGTCACATATTAAAACATAAATTAAAGACaacaaaattaaaaggaacaagtACGTGATTTCTTTCTCaaactccttttttctttttagcattaattttctttgtttttaattctggACCATGATTAAAGTTTCCTCTTTACACAAAACTTCTTCAGCAACTGCCTTTTAAAATTCCTAATAAACACTGTTTGAATTATGTGCCTAACCTTTATTCCGATTTCTCTTATTGTATTATTTAAAAGTAACTTATTTACATGGTTTGATATTATGAATATAGAAAAATAGGGCCCTATACACATCCCAGGAGCGTAGTGTCCCCTCACCTTGGTTATCATGAGGCTTTGGAAAAAACAGCTGCAAATGAACAGTTTGATTCCAATGAAATTACTTTTGACATAAAATTTGGGATGCGACTTCCAAAAGACTTTCTTCATGTGAAAAATTGCAAATAGAGGTTCCGCCAGCAGTGCCTGCATCTCAGACACTATCCTGGCAGATATAATAGCTATTAAAAATGCAGTCTTTGTAGAACGGTCCCATGTAGAACAAATTGCCATAGGATCAAAAGAAAGACTCTGTAGGTGTGATATAAAACTGAGTTTAGATTCCAAGATGGAACCAGATCTCTGATAGGAGAGTTGTAGCTCATAgggctagcttgcctttattatattcactgcCTTGCCTTCATTGTATTCTGCCTCTCTTATATTGagcagtaatgcaagaaacctaccGGCCTGtatccagggctggattaatcttttgtgggccctggTGCCTGAAccgtggccctgccccctgctcagcctGTGCTCCACCCCACtcaacctcttcccccaaggaccTGCCGACACTCCACACTGATGCTCCGCCCCTGCTTGGCCTCTtcgccccgagaccccgcccaaCACTTgcacaggggagggagggtgcagaGAGGGAGTAAGCAGGGGGAAAGGTAGGAGGGGTCGAAGAGGAGTCAGTGACAGGCAGAACCTCCAGGGGAAGAAGCTGAGTGAGTGTTTGGCCTCGGGGTAGGTGCTGGGGTCCCTTCTCAGTTTGGGCCCAGTGCCACAGCTCCACTGGCACCTTTGTAAACCCAGTACTGTCTGTAACCTGTAAAACATTAACTTCATCAGACAGCATAaggcttgaggtctttaaacaaacaacagaaaCTTTGAACAAACAAAGAGCCGAGCGGAAAACCTCAAGTGTTGGGGAATTGAAAGTAGAGTGTTTAAAAGTAATTTCTGACAATAGGAACATGAGTCCAACCACAAGAGTGTCATGGCAACAAATTTTTATATCTAACAGGTGCATGGGTTACATCCGCAGATACCTAACCACAAGAGGGGCATGAGAAAACATTGACATATGATAATAAGTTAAGATCATTTATATACTAACCCATAGGACAGatattctcaaactgggggttacaACCTTCGGGGAGAATCGTGAGGTTATcacatgttgggggggggggggtcacaagtaCATCCATGAAGCAGACAGCAACTGCCATaagtagagccctaccaaattcatggtccattttggtcaatttcatggtcataggattttaaaaattgtaaatttactGATTTCAGatattaaatctgaaattttatgTTGTTATAACTATAGGGTCatgatccaaaaaggagttgtatgtggggagggggagtcgcaaggttattgtatggGGTGTTGacactgctacccttacttctgcactgctgctggctatgcgactgccttcagagctgggcagctggacagcggcagctgctggccagaagTGATTTCAGCCCCTGGGGATCACCCCCGAGAGAAGATTTGACCAACCAGGGGAGTCAGGGGCGGGGTCACCCCTCTTAGAATTCCTCCCACCACTCTCTGCCAATCAGAGCGTAGCATCATCACCCCATAAGTTCCAGCGCCGGACAAAAgaggccatctcttaccaagAATGTGTGTTTTAGAAGTCATGGAAAAGCTGAGAGGAAAGACTGGGTTGCATATGCCTGATTATggggaaaatatattttacaaaactTAATGTTACCATCTTTTTCACCCATGCCTATGTATTtacttaaaatacaaaacctcATAGAATAACCAAAccaataagcaaaatatatttactgggcttctctccatcagctgttgatgctggtgaattttccttttcagttgtctatttcctttttcttttgcgGCTGTTTACTCTCTGGTCTAAGGATCTCTCATGTTTTGACCATACTGTGGAGCAGACAACATTATTATTATAAAACACATGAAACTGtcctgtaaatttaaaaaataaaatactcattaggctgtttttctatttaaaaagtcatagctttaaaacaaaataatccgTTTCAGACTGTACAACAAACACAGGTTTTGAGTTTATttctaccattttaaaaaaacccaaagcccacaaaaaatttttaaaaacacatctcATTTTGCAGAATAAAAACCAAACCGCTTTAAAAACcaacttttaaaatccatttttgaACACATTTTCCACAGAACCCCGTTAGTTTGAAACACACCATACCATCAGTTTGCAgccataaacttttttttaaaaaccagcactgtactttttaaaaaacccacacacgTTTTGCACaaactcagacacacacacacaccccccagcagTTTAAAACACCAAAccaagagtttgcaacaaaatggTTTTTTAAACACCCACACTTAACAATTTAAACATTAAAGCCAACTCTTTTAAGATGGCAAAcaaccccatttaaaaaaaaacacacctctttTTTTTCAGAATGTTAGCCAAATAGgctcgtttccccctggagctactCAATTACCCCAAGGAGGCACGGAAGACAGGAAGACAGGAACCAAACTTTTATTCTCGGTCAGCTGATCGGGTGTTTCTCCTCGGCGAGTGCCAGAGAAGAAGACATACCTTACTGGCTTAGAACACCCTTTATATACTAGGTTACAAACATCTTTACGTGCGGAACTTTTGTTAGTCCATACATTTCTTGAATTCCTTTTGCAGAAATGTTGGATCTGTTTAACAACTTCCTCCTAGGTATTTTGCCTACGTGCATTTAAGAAGGGTTACATACGTGTCAAGATTAACTGGGATGGTACTGGGATGATAAGCAGAGGATTGCCATAAGCAAAGAGTTAACAAATTCCTTTTGCTCTAACAAGAATAAAAACCAAACTGGTTTAAAAACCAACTTTTAAAGTACCATTTTGCACAGTAACCCCTATTAGTTTGAGACACACCATACCATCAGTTTGCAGCCATATAACCCCAGCAGTTTAAAAACAACAGTTTGCAATAAAATACCTTTCAATAAACCCACATGCATTTAAAAGCCAATTGCAGAAAGTAACCTATCACAGGATAAAGGGTTGCTGGCACATGGCATGGTTGTTCTGTTTCCACCCAGATATGTTTGGGACTTTGGGTTCAAGAACAAGCAAAAATGTTAGTATTATTCCCTAAATACATCAAACCCCTATAAACAACCCATTTTAAAAACATCACATTTTGCAGAGTAAAACACCATTAGTttgaaacaaaccaaaccaacagTTTGCAAccacatactttaaaaaaacaaaaacaccacatctATGTCTTGCACAGACCTCATCTCTCGCACACAAAAACCTGCAGCTTTAAG
Encoded here:
- the LOC127047198 gene encoding placenta-specific gene 8 protein-like produces the protein MASPSVIVVQPQLTVANASSTLWQTGLMDCCSDCGVCLCGVFCFWCLECEVASDMNECCLCGGSVAMRTLYRTKYGIPGSICSDFCTVLWCPVCSVCQIKRDINKRKKMGIF